The proteins below come from a single Eremothecium sinecaudum strain ATCC 58844 chromosome II, complete sequence genomic window:
- the OMS1 gene encoding putative RNA methyltransferase (Syntenic homolog of Ashbya gossypii AAL035W; Syntenic homolog of Saccharomyces cerevisiae YDR316W (OMS1)), with the protein MLISENFTNFTHIFRYTRYIQRHTSSIPMFRSVISVQGRSLVLRGIPRVSPSVLVGYNRNYASWSNGTPIRKQKTKEEIEEELLQEQMKSPHRIVRWGAIARSEKFKKGLTKYMIAAYMVFLFFGYKHIQKLREKELELEELLKKQSEGTLNEYESLRIKEMKGTARTRDLAKLKEYRKLKEESPELETFDGIVLDDHSCNTSNSCILPPRDTMEFFEKKAEEYDSGVNFEEKLIMMGRRRKWLARHCHGDVLEVACGTGRNIKFMDMTKIKSVTFLDASEKMVELANKKFRAKFPNFKNAAFVVGRAEDLVQLASAAPDKTSEDKVVKYDTIIEAFGLCSYHDPVKALNNFAKLLKPDGRIILLEHGRGTWDIVNKVIDDRAEKRLKTWGCRWNLDIGEIIEDSELEIVTEDRTHFGTTWCIVAKRKGDAKKKNEIGFVEKYLRSSVKARIEEFRQVDEVEKSKK; encoded by the coding sequence ATGCTCATCTCTGAAAATTTCACAAATTTCACCCACATATTTCGATATACACGGTATATACAAAGACATACCTCCTCTATACCGATGTTTAGGTCCGTCATATCAGTACAAGGTCGATCTTTAGTCTTGAGAGGGATTCCAAGAGTGTCGCCGTCTGTTTTAGTCGGCTATAATCGGAATTATGCTTCTTGGTCTAACGGTACACCTATCCGTAAACAAAAAACCAAAGAAGAGatagaagaagaacttcTACAGGAGCAAATGAAATCTCCGCACCGTATTGTTCGTTGGGGAGCAATTGCCCGGTCAGAGAAGTTCAAAAAGGGCCTCACAAAGTACATGATTGCAGCATATATGGTATTCCTATTCTTTGGCTACAAACACATTCAGAAACTGCGTGAGAAGGAATTAGAACTTGAGGAGCTGCTTAAGAAGCAGAGTGAAGGTACTTTAAATGAATATGAATCATTGAGGATCAAGGAAATGAAAGGTACAGCGCGTACTAGGGATCTGGCGAAGCTAAAAGAATACCGTAAGCTTAAGGAAGAGTCGCCAGAACTTGAAACCTTCGATGGCATAGTGTTGGATGACCATAGTTGTAATACTTCTAATAGCTGCATCTTACCTCCACGGGATACTATGGAGTTTTTTGAGAAAAAGGCTGAAGAATATGACTCCGGTGTGAACTTTGAGGAAAAATTAATTATGATGGGCCGGAGGCGTAAATGGCTGGCACGACATTGCCATGGTGATGTTCTTGAGGTCGCTTGTGGTACCGGTAGAAATATTAAGTTCATGGATATGACTAAAATCAAATCTGTGACGTTTTTGGATGCCTCCGAGAAAATGGTTGAACTAGCCAACAAGAAGTTCAGAGCTAAGTTCCCCAACTTTAAAAATGCAGCATTTGTAGTTGGTAGGGCTGAAGATCTGGTGCAATTGGCATCTGCAGCGCCTGACAAAACTTCGGAAGATAAGGTTGTCAAATACGATACTATCATAGAGGCATTTGGGCTCTGTTCATATCACGATCCTGTAAAGGCCTTAAACAACTTTGCCAAGCTATTGAAACCTGATGGCAGAATTATCTTATTAGAACATGGAAGAGGAACCTGGGACATTGTTAATAAAGTCATTGACGATAGAGCAGAGAAGCGGTTAAAAACTTGGGGCTGTAGATGGAATCTTGATATTGGGGAAATTATAGAAGATTCGGAGTTGGAAATTGTAACGGAGGATAGAACTCATTTTGGTACAACATGGTGCATTGTAGCTAAACGTAAGGGTGATGCCAAGAAGAAAAATGAGATTGGCTTTGTGGAGAAATATTTGAGATCTAGTGTGAAAGCTagaattgaagaatttCGCCAAGTGGATGAGGTTGAGAAATCGAAGAAATAA
- the RRP4 gene encoding exosome non-catalytic core subunit RRP4 (Syntenic homolog of Ashbya gossypii AAL034C; Syntenic homolog of Saccharomyces cerevisiae YHR069C (RRP4)) encodes MSETIRVIRRQGFEFRHNRYFADDDGDDQASNSDVDMEGEAGSSSIVTPGELVTDDPAWMRGHGTYFLENKTYSSLAGTVSRVNKLLSVLPWRGRYAPETGDHIVGRIVEVGNKRWKVDIGGKHYAALMLGSVNLPGGVLRRKSESDELQMRSFLKEGDLLNAEVQSLFQDGSASLHTRSLKYGKLRNGMFLCVPSSLIVRSKNHTHHLPGNVTVILGVNGYIWLRKTSEMDVAENSYTAVIGKNAAAITGARGDYKPGVGSVSITRLEEESSWEIYSDKNDHISNNIRTTIARYSNVIKALTHCEIGITETRIVAAYEASMAYSDIGSLIEYETMDAIGQDVINGEKMRGNM; translated from the coding sequence ATGAGTGAAACTATCAGGGTAATTAGACGACAGGGGTTTGAATTTCGTCACAACAGGTACTTTGCTGACGACGATGGTGACGACCAAGCTTCGAATTCTGACGTTGATATGGAGGGCGAAGCCggttcttcttcaatagTTACTCCAGGTGAGCTGGTCACTGATGACCCTGCATGGATGAGAGGACATGGAACATATTTCTTAGAGAACAAGACCTATTCTTCATTAGCAGGAACCGTGTCGCGCGTGAATAAACTTTTATCTGTTCTTCCTTGGCGCGGGAGATATGCTCCAGAGACAGGTGACCATATTGTAGGCCGTATAGTGGAAGTTGGTAACAAAAGGTGGAAGGTTGATATTGGAGGAAAGCATTATGCTGCACTAATGTTGGGGTCCGTTAATTTACCAGGTGGTGTGCTGAGAAGAAAGTCGGAAAGTGATGAATTACAGATGAGAAGTTTCTTAAAAGAGGGCGATCTATTAAACGCTGAGGTTCAATCTTTATTCCAGGACGGTAGTGCTTCTTTGCATACCAGATCACTTAAATATGGAAAGCTAAGGAACGGTATGTTTCTGTGTGTACCTAGCTCGCTGATCGTGAGAAGTAAGAACCACACACATCATCTTCCAGGTAACGTCACCGTAATATTGGGTGTGAATGGTTATATTTGGCTTAGAAAGACCTCGGAGATGGACGTTGCCGAAAATTCATATACGGCTGTGATTGGAAAAAACGCAGCTGCAATTACTGGAGCAAGAGGCGACTACAAGCCTGGTGTTGGAAGTGTTTCCATCACAAGACTAGAGGAAGAATCTTCATGGGAAATTTACTCAGATAAGAATGATCATATTTCAAACAATATTAGGACCACAATTGCAAGATATAGTAATGTCATCAAGGCCCTCACGCACTGTGAGATTGGCATAACAGAAACGAGGATAGTTGCAGCTTACGAAGCCAGTATGGCATACAGTGATATAGGTTCTCTGATAGAATACGAGACCATGGATGCTATTGGCCAAGATGTCATCAATGGTGAGAAGATGCGTGGCAACATGTAG
- the TRM5 gene encoding tRNA (guanine) methyltransferase (Syntenic homolog of Ashbya gossypii AAL033W; Syntenic homolog of Saccharomyces cerevisiae YHR070W (TRM5)), which yields MSLPARYLPPVNRCLTHLDKQLFLKKIPLVVVSFPDPRNISVFTSRFKEDILRIPRICHVVPLESTTAITAAQEPPLKKKTLANDNHIRKGILLKDSVHKVEDVKTELSQEAQDFLQETKASIENFNYTIDYDFYKAEEIFNAILPEHLLHEVPSGFTVTGHIAHLNLRAEFKPLGEIIGQVILDKNSQIKTVVDKVDSIANKFRTFQMKLLAGEEDFNVTIHESNCTFNFDFRNVYWNSRLHTEHNRLVTLFKPHQLVCDVFAGVGPFALPAAKKQVFVLANDLNPHSYESMINNIKTNKVGSFVNPSNLDGREFIAQSPMLLESWLEQTNGKVIIPGGKKYKLAADGTTVRTPPKNITLPRFVHHYVMNLPDSAITFLNEFVGLYSRHGYSKSTLEERYPDFELPWIHCHCFLKYSPEERPEPSIEEQHNRVYRQVLDVMEATEKELPRDAFQFHLVRKVAPTKPMFCVSFRLPASIAFKEKTN from the coding sequence ATGTCTCTTCCAGCCCGTTATCTACCACCAGTTAATCGCTGTTTAACACATCTCGATAAGCAGCTGTTTCTCAAGAAAATCCCGTTAGTGGTAGTAAGCTTTCCTGATCCTAGAAATATCTCTGTCTTCACTAGCCGATTCAAAGAGGACATCCTCAGGATCCCACGCATCTGTCATGTCGTACCTTTAGAGTCTACAACAGCTATCACTGCTGCTCAGGAGCCTCCTTTAAAGAAAAAGACCCTCGCCAATGACAATCACATTAGAAAAGGTATTCTCCTAAAGGACAGTGTCCATAAAGTGGAAGATGTTAAAACTGAACTCTCGCAAGAGGCCCAAGACTTCTTGCAGGAAACCAAGGCCTCCATTGAAAACTTCAACTACACCATAGACTACGATTTCTACAAGGCAGAAGAGATTTTCAACGCCATCCTCCCAGAACATCTACTTCATGAAGTTCCATCTGGATTCACGGTTACGGGGCACATAGCGCATCTAAACCTAAGAGCAGAATTTAAGCCTCTTGGAGAAATAATTGGCCAAGTAATTCTCGACAAAAACAGCCAAATTAAAACCGTCGTCGACAAAGTCGACTCTATTGCCAACAAATTCAGGACCTTTCAAATGAAGCTCCTAGCTGGCGAGGAAGATTTCAATGTTACAATACACGAATCTAACTGTACCTTTAACTTCGATTTTAGAAACGTCTACTGGAACTCCAGACTTCACACAGAGCACAATAGACTTGTAACGCTATTCAAACCCCACCAATTAGTCTGTGATGTCTTCGCTGGCGTTGGTCCTTTTGCGCTCCCAGCTGCCAAGAAACAAGTATTCGTATTGGCAAACGACTTAAACCCTCATTCTTACGAATCCATGATTAACAACATAAAAACCAACAAAGTAGGTTCCTTCGTTAACCCGTCAAACCTAGATGGAAGAGAATTCATAGCCCAAAGTCCTATGTTACTAGAGTCCTGGCTGGAGCAAACAAACGGTAAAGTGATAATCCCTGGTGGCAAGAAATACAAATTAGCCGCTGATGGTACTACAGTCCGTACCCCACCCAAAAACATTACCCTACCAAGGTTTGTTCACCACTACGTAATGAATCTCCCGGACAGCGCTATCACTTTCCTGAACGAGTTCGTGGGCTTGTATTCCCGCCACGGCTACTCAAAGTCCACTCTCGAAGAGCGTTACCCGGATTTCGAGCTGCCCTGGATCCACTGCCACTGTTTTCTAAAGTACAGCCCAGAAGAAAGACCCGAGCCATCAATTGAGGAGCAGCACAACCGGGTGTACAGACAAGTATTGGACGTTATGGAAGCTACAGAAAAAGAACTACCACGTGACGCATTCCAATTCCATCTGGTGCGGAAGGTGGCGCCTACCAAGCCGATGTTCTGTGTAAGCTTCCGTCTTCCAGCTTCTATAGCATTCAAGGAAAAAACTAACTAA
- the PCL5 gene encoding Pcl5p (Syntenic homolog of Ashbya gossypii AAL032W; Syntenic homolog of Saccharomyces cerevisiae YHR071W (PCL5)), with protein sequence MPTRFEYQCKTLARSLLIKQIAMSVASWSVGMREDENSLRLYLVEILRRSKCSRNVTLLATYYYFILQVVIVTRGEAVPEFTQSSKRLFLCCLILAHKFTHDQTFAMKTWSQMTGLSAKDISMMERWVLRKLEFRLYIGAEDLSSWASQKLYGGSVDSLNCSPLKKSLEYNSQEVNIGLESLTKPALVSIQ encoded by the coding sequence ATGCCAACGAGGTTTGAGTATCAGTGCAAGACACTCGCTCGCTCTTTGCTAATTAAGCAAATTGCTATGTCGGTGGCATCGTGGAGCGTTGGCATGAGGGAAGATGAAAACAGTCTTCGGCTATATTTGGTTGAAATTCTTAGGCGCTCCAAATGCTCAAGAAATGTGACACTACTTGCAACCTACTATTATTTTATATTGCAAGTGGTTATCGTTACTAGAGGAGAAGCGGTGCCGGAATTTACGCAATCGTCTAAAAGGCTATTTCTTTGTTGTTTGATTCTAGCACATAAGTTTACACATGATCAGACATTTGCTATGAAAACATGGTCGCAGATGACTGGTTTGTCTGCGAAGGATATATCTATGATGGAGCGTTGGGTTTTAAGGAAATTGGAGTTTAGACTATACATTGGGGCAGAAGATCTAAGTTCTTGGGCAAGTCAAAAACTCTATGGGGGGTCTGTGGATAGCTTGAACTGTAGTCCATTGAAAAAGTCACTTGAATACAACTCTCAAGAAGTAAACATCGGATTGGAGTCTCTAACAAAACCTGCTTTAGTTAGTATTCAGTAG
- a CDS encoding sugar porter family MFS transporter (Syntenic homolog of Ashbya gossypii AFL207C; Syntenic homolog of Saccharomyces cerevisiae YDR343C (HXT6), YDR342C (HXT7) and YHR092C (HXT4)), whose amino-acid sequence MAAVNGARVVPPPGTVFPSTPVTQIVPRPEAEDTVNPPNDVKSHEVSQNRSSYVQDVDNNGSNYKGTYDNGNAGNMEPGYNNANYGADGALANNQEKYAQEPDIPTKPPSAYITVCLLCLCVAFGGFVFGWDTGTISGFINHTDYKDRFAELRPDGSHTFSDGRVGLIVSIFNIGAAIGGIILSKLGDMYGRRIGLMIVTLVYVVGIIIQITSSTKWYQYFIGRIVSGMGVGGIAVLSPMLISETSPKHLRGILVSCYQLMITLGIFLGYCANYGTKNHYSNQRQWRIPLGLCFVWAFFMISGMTFVPESPRYLVEVDRVDDARISLAKSNKVPIDDPAINIELQKIQAGVELERRAGNATWGELFSTKTKVLQRVIMGMAIQSLQQLTGNNYFFYYGTTIFDAVGLDDPFQTSIILGLVNFISTFAAFYIVGKFGRRTCLLWGAASMAVCMLIYASIGTRALYPNGNNMPSSKSAGNGMIVFTCFFIFCFATTWAPLAYVIVAETFPLRVKAKGMAIATAANWIWGFLISFFTPFITSAIQFRYGFVFAACLIFAFFYIFFFVPETKGLTLEEVEEMWQEDVLPWNSHKWEPKSTRGANYDTNALSHDSRPWYRRFI is encoded by the coding sequence ATGGCTGCAGTTAACGGAGCTCGAGTTGTTCCACCTCCAGGAACTGTTTTCCCATCAACGCCAGTGACACAGATTGTGCCACGGCCTGAGGCAGAGGATACAGTGAATCCTCCAAACGATGTTAAGAGCCATGAAGTTTCCCAAAATCGTTCAAGTTACGTACAAGATGTTGATAATAATGGCTCCAACTATAAAGGAACATATGACAATGGAAATGCTGGCAATATGGAACCTGGTTATAACAATGCAAATTACGGTGCCGATGGTGCCCTAGCAAATAACCAAGAAAAATACGCTCAAGAACCAGACATTCCTACAAAGCCACCATCTGCCTACATTACAGTATGTTTATTATGTCTATGTGTTGCGTTTGGTGGGTTCGTTTTTGGCTGGGATACCGGTACGATATCTGGTTTCATCAACCACACAGATTACAAAGACAGATTTGCAGAACTTCGTCCAGATGGTAGTCATACGTTTTCTGATGGAAGAGTCGGTTTAATTGTTTCTATTTTCAACATTGGTGCTGCTATTGGTGGTATTATTTTATCTAAGCTTGGTGACATGTACGGTCGTCGTATTGGTTTGATGATTGTCACCTTGGTTTATGTCGTTGGTATTATCATTCAGATTACGTCTAGCACTAAGTGGTATCAATATTTCATAGGTAGAATTGTCTCCGGTATGGGTGTTGGTGGTATCGCTGTCTTGTCACCAATGTTGATTTCCGAGACTTCCCCCAAGCACTTAAGAGGTATTTTAGTGTCTTGCTACCAATTGATGATTACGTTGGGTATCTTCTTGGGCTACTGTGCTAACTATGGTACCAAAAATCACTATTCAAACCAAAGACAGTGGAGGATTCCATTAGGGCTATGTTTCGTATGGGCTTTCTTTATGATATCTGGTATGACTTTCGTCCCAGAGTCTCCACGTTACTTGGTTGAGGTTGATAGAGTTGATGATGCGAGGATTTCTTTAGCAAAGTCCAATAAAGTGCCAATTGATGACCCAGCTATAAATATTGAGTTGCAAAAGATCCAGGCTGGTGTTGAATTGGAAAGAAGAGCAGGTAATGCGACATGGGGGGAACTATTCTCTACCAAGACCAAGGTTTTGCAACGTGTTATTATGGGTATGGCTATTCAATCCTTGCAACAACTTACTGGTAACAACTACTTCTTCTACTACGGTACTACCATTTTCGATGCTGTTGGTTTGGATGATCCGTTTCAAACTTCGATTATTTTGGGTCTTGTGAATTTTATTTCCACATTCGCTGCTTTCTACATTGTTGGAAAGTTTGGTAGAAGAACCTGTTTGCTATGGGGAGCTGCCAGTATGGCGGTTTGCATGCTCATCTATGCCAGCATAGGTACTAGAGCTTTGTATCCAAATGGAAATAATATGCCATCATCTAAGTCCGCTGGTAATGGTATGATCGTCTTCACTTgtttttttattttctGCTTTGCTACTACATGGGCACCACTTGCATACGTTATTGTTGCTGAGACCTTCCCATTGAGAGTGAAGGCCAAGGGTATGGCGATAGCCACTGCAGCTAACTGGATCTGGGGTTTCTTGATCAGTTTCTTTACACCATTCATCACAAGTGCTATTCAATTCAGATACGGTTTCGTGTTTGCAGCGTGCTTGATCTTTGCGTTCTTTTACATCTTTTTCTTCGTGCCAGAAACCAAAGGTTTAACTTTGGAAGAGGTTGAAGAGATGTGGCAAGAAGATGTTCTTCCATGGAATTCCCACAAATGGGAACCAAAATCCACCAGAGGTGCAAACTACGATACCAATGCTCTATCGCACGACAGTAGACCATGGTACAGAAGATTTATTTAA
- a CDS encoding arginine--tRNA ligase (Syntenic homolog of Ashbya gossypii AFL206C; Syntenic homolog of Saccharomyces cerevisiae YDR341C and YHR091C (MSR1)): MLRSVRGVSLLPRIFYARKNLHIAQVTKIPVHYIEAFNKHYSTMSTQNCCSKLASLSLNSDIPKMEGSHPESNVVDFARNYIANELSKIANVASPLIYEALEWTNTLERGDLLIPVPRLRIKGANPKDLALDWASKFPCGEYLDRVDANGPFIQFFLKPQFLFNVVIPDILERKDNYGANKLVENKKVIIEFSSPNIAKPFHAGHLRSTIIGGFLSNLYEKMGWEVVRMNYLGDWGKQFGLLAVGFERYGDEEALEKDPIAHLFDVYVRVNKDIETEGDSLSEEESTNGKARAYFKAMEDGDENALKIWEKFRNLSIKRYVETYARLNIKYDVYSGESQVKKESMDKALKMFEEKNLTHEDRGATLIDLTKFNKKLGKTIVKKSDGTTLYLTRDVGAAMDRYEKYKFDKMIYVIACQQDLHTAQFFEILKQMGFEWAKNLEHVNFGMVQGMSTRKGTVVFLDNILEETKEKMHEVMKKNEVKYAQVENPDEVADLIGMSAVMIQDMQAKRINNYEFKWERMLSFEGDTGPYLQYAHSRLRSVERNASEIVPEQWPTADFSLLTEQAAVILIRILAQYPDVLRNAIKTHEPATVVTYLFKLTHQVSSCYDVLWVAGQTPEIATARLALYASARQVLNNGMRLLGLTPVERM, from the coding sequence ATGCTAAGAAGTGTTCGAGGAGTATCACTATTACCAAGAATCTTTTACGCCAGGAAAAACTTGCATATTGCCCAAGTAACGAAGATACCAGTTCACTATATTGAAGCATTTAATAAACACTATTCAACTATGTCAACTCAAAACTGCTGCTCCAAATTGGCGTCTTTGTCATTAAATTCTGACATCCCAAAGATGGAAGGATCCCATCCTGAGTCAAATGTTGTTGATTTTGCGAGAAACTATATTGCTAATGAGTTATCTAAGATAGCGAACGTGGCATCGCCTTTAATCTACGAAGCACTAGAGTGGACTAATACTTTAGAAAGAGGTGATTTGTTGATTCCAGTTCCAAGATTAAGAATTAAGGGTGCTAATCCTAAGGATTTAGCTTTGGATTGGGCTTCTAAGTTCCCCTGTGGAGAATATTTGGACCGCGTTGATGCTAATGGTCCATTTATTCAGTTTTTCTTGAAGCCTCAATTCTTGTTTAATGTTGTGATTCCAGATATTCTAGAGAGAAAGGATAACTATGGTGCTAATAAACTTGTTGAGAACAAGAAGGTCATTATTGAGTTTTCTTCACCAAACATCGCTAAGCCATTCCATGCTGGGCACTTGAGATCCACAATTATTGGTGGATTCTTGTCCAACTTGTATGAAAAAATGGGTTGGGAGGTTGTCAGAATGAACTACCTAGGTGACTGGGGTAAGCAATTTGGTTTGCTGGCTGTTGGTTTTGAGAGATACGGCGATGAAGAGGCATTGGAGAAAGATCCAATTGCGCACCTTTTTGACGTTTATGTCCGTGTCAACAAAGACATTGAAACTGAAGGCGACTCTTTGTCAGAAGAAGAATCTACTAACGGAAAGGCCCGTGCGTACTTCAAGGCAATGGAGGACGGTGATGAGAATGCGTTGAAGATTTGGGAAAAGTTCCGTAACTTGTCTATTAAAAGGTACGTTGAGACATACGCCCGGTTGAATATTAAGTACGATGTTTACTCAGGTGAGTCTCAAGTTAAAAAAGAATCTATGGACAAGGCTTTGAAGATGTTCGAAGAAAAGAACTTGACTCACGAGGACAGAGGTGCAACTTTGATCGACTTGACGAAGTTTAACAAGAAGTTGGGTAAGACTATCGTTAAGAAGTCTGATGGTACAACTCTATATCTAACTAGAGATGTTGGAGCTGCCATGGACCGTTATGAAAAGTATAAGTTTGACAAGATGATATACGTTATTGCTTGTCAACAAGATTTACACACAGCTCaattttttgaaattttGAAACAAATGGGCTTCGAATGGGCGAAGAACCTTGAACATGTCAACTTCGGTATGGTCCAAGGTATGTCTACTAGAAAGGGTACTGTTGTTTTCCTCGATAACATCCTAGAAGAGACCAAAGAAAAGATGCATGAAGTTATGAAAAAGAACGAAGTAAAGTATGCCCAAGTTGAAAACCCAGACGAGGTCGCAGATTTAATCGGTATGTCTGCTGTCATGATCCAGGACATGCAAGCCAAGCGTATCAACAACTACGAATTCAAATGGGAAAGAATGCTTTCTTTCGAGGGTGACACTGGTCCATACTTGCAATACGCTCACTCCAGATTGAGATCAGTCGAGAGAAATGCCTCCGAAATCGTTCCTGAACAATGGCCAACTGCTGATTTCTCACTACTTACCGAACAAGCAGCTGTTATACTTATCCGTATTTTGGCGCAATATCCAGATGTTTTGAGAAACGCAATTAAGACCCATGAACCAGCTACCGTTGTAACATACTTATTTAAGTTGACTCATCAAGTTTCATCTTGTTATGATGTCCTATGGGTGGCTGGTCAAACTCCAGAAATTGCTACCGCTCGTCTAGCTCTATATGCTTCCGCCAGACAAGTTTTGAATAATGGTATGCGTCTATTAGGTCTAACTCCCGTTGAGAGAATGTAG
- a CDS encoding sugar porter family MFS transporter (Syntenic homolog of Ashbya gossypii AFL205C; Syntenic homolog of Saccharomyces cerevisiae YHR094C (HXT1)) → MTTSASKTALDGHSVHTVKSGTGTTAGNEVERENNGFVDVPKKPFSAYISVCILCLFIAFGGFVFGWDTGTISGFINHTDYKDRFAELRPDGTHSFSDNRVGLIVSIFNIGAAIGGIILSKLGDMYGRRIGLMIVTLVYVVGIVIQITSSTKWYQYFVGRIISGMGVGGIAVLSPMLISETSPKHLRGILVSSYQLMITLGIFVGYCANYGTKNSYTDSSQWRIPLGLCFAWAFFMILGMIFVPESPRYLVEVDKIEEAKRSLARSNKVPMDDPGVQAELDNIRAGVELERRAGSATWGELFSTKTKVLQRVIMGMAIQSLQQLTGNNYFFYYGTTIFNAVGLDDPFQTSIVLGAVNFVSTFAAFYIVGKFGRRTCLLAGAAFMCVFMFVYAIIGTVALYPDGEDMPSSKSAGNGMIVFTCFFIFAFATTWAPGAYVIVSETFPLRVKAKGMAISTAANWMWGFLISYFTPLITKAIHFRYGFVFAGCLLFSYFYVFFFVPETKGLTLEEVEEMWQEDVQPWNSDSWVPQAVRKADYEAGVLANAQRPWYKKLF, encoded by the coding sequence ATGACGACTTCTGCTTCGAAAACGGCATTGGATGGACATTCAGTTCACACTGTGAAATCTGGCACTGGCACTACTGCTGGTAACGAGGTTGAGCGTGAGAACAATGGGTTCGTCGATGTTCCAAAAAAGCCATTCTCGGCTTACATTAGTGTTTGCATTCTATGTTTGTTCATTGCATTCGGTGGTTTTGTTTTTGGCTGGGATACCGGTACGATATCTGGTTTCATCAACCACACAGATTACAAAGACAGATTTGCTGAGCTACGCCCAGACGGTACTCACAGCTTCTCTGACAACAGAGTCGGTTTAATTGTTTCTATTTTCAACATTGGTGCTGCTATTGGTGGTATTATCTTGTCTAAGCTTGGTGACATGTACGGTCGTCGTATTGGTTTGATGATTGTCACCTTGGTTTATGTCGTTGGTATTGTCATTCAAATTACTTCCAGCACTAAGTGGTACCAGTACTTCGTTGGTAGAATTATCTCTGGTATGGGTGTTGGTGGTATCGCTGTCTTGTCACCAATGTTGATTTCCGAGACTTCCCCCAAGCACTTAAGAGGTATTTTGGTTTCTTCTTACCAATTGATGATTACTTTGGGTATCTTCGTCGGTTACTGTGCTAACTACGGTACCAAGAACAGCTACACCGACTCTTCCCAATGGAGAATTCCTCTAGGTCTATGTTTTGCATGGGCTTTCTTCATGATCTTAGGTATGATTTTCGTTCCAGAATCCCCACGTTACTTGGTTGAAGTTGACAAGATTGAAGAGGCCAAGAGATCTTTGGCTAGATCCAACAAGGTTCCAATGGATGACCCAGGTGTTCAAGCTGAATTAGACAACATCAGAGCTGGTGTCGAATTGGAAAGAAGAGCTGGTAGCGCCACCTGGGGTGAACTATTCTCTACCAAGACCAAGGTCTTGCAACGTGTTATTATGGGTATGGCTATTCAATCCTTGCAACAACTTACTGGTAACAACTACTTCTTCTACTACGGTACTACCATTTTCAACGCTGTCGGTTTGGATGATCCTTTCCAAACTTCTATCGTTTTGGGTGCTGTGAACTTCGTCTCTACCTTTGCTGCTTTCTACATTGTCGGTAAGTTCGGCAGAAGAACCTGTCTACTTGCTGGTGCCGCTTTCATGTGCGTGTTTATGTTTGTCTACGCAATTATCGGTACTGTTGCATTATACCCAGATGGTGAGGACATGCCATCATCTAAGTCCGCTGGTAATGGTATGATTGTCTTCACCTGTTTCTTCATCTTTGCTTTCGCTACTACTTGGGCTCCAGGTGCATACGTTATTGTTTCTGAGACCTTCCCATTGAGAGTCAAGGCCAAGGGTATGGCTATCTCTACTGCTGCTAACTGGATGTGGGGTTTCTTGATCAGTTACTTCACTCCATTGATCACTAAGGCCATCCACTTCAGATACGGTTTTGTATTTGCTGGATGTCTATTATTCTCATACTTCTAcgtcttcttcttcgtccCAGAAACCAAGGGTCTAACTTTGGAAGAAGTCGAGGAGATGTGGCAAGAAGATGTTCAACCATGGAACTCTGACAGCTGGGTCCCACAAGCTGTTAGAAAGGCTGACTACGAAGCAGGTGTCCTAGCTAATGCTCAAAGACCATGGTACAAAAAGCTCTTTTGA